A window from Glaciimonas sp. PCH181 encodes these proteins:
- a CDS encoding DUF1566 domain-containing protein — protein MSKQQWIKENLKPGEAYAGILLGVDGEKDQHIILLPGQATGVTWMDAIAFAVRAGGELPTRREQSLLFANLKREFEQRYYWSSEQHSALSDFAWGQSFSNGDQSIGHKGDVFRARAVRRLPI, from the coding sequence ATGAGCAAGCAGCAATGGATCAAAGAAAACCTAAAGCCGGGCGAGGCCTATGCAGGGATCCTGCTTGGCGTAGACGGCGAGAAAGACCAGCACATCATTTTGCTGCCAGGCCAAGCAACTGGTGTCACTTGGATGGATGCCATTGCCTTCGCCGTAAGGGCTGGTGGTGAATTACCTACTCGACGTGAGCAATCGCTTCTCTTTGCGAATCTGAAACGTGAGTTTGAGCAGCGTTATTACTGGTCCAGTGAGCAGCACTCGGCCCTTTCAGATTTTGCGTGGGGCCAGAGTTTTTCCAATGGCGACCAGAGCATCGGCCACAAGGGCGATGTGTTCCGCGCCCGGGCCGTCCGCAGATTGCCAATTTAA
- a CDS encoding DUF1376 domain-containing protein, whose product MNELPAPLSPADCDLRDFPFLPVDISRLFNSEFHARSNDTEWRAGVTLWLKSFHQVPAGSIPDDDIQLARLAELGRDTKTWKKIKASALHGWIKCADGRLYHPVVAEKAAEALAGKKTQRGRTAKARLQAMLKRLSQPSDILDFASVETSVQTVLNELSQYLSQSEFETINKSVTDSVTEAKRKREGERKGQGEGKEKHSDPKGSGGPPPSPGHENLEPKGKSPEEKTKQEIWRAAKSLLAQGGMPEAQCGSFVGKLVSDYSTEIVLDAVRTAVVEQPADPASFLKAVCQTRSGERKTVSPWWSSTELILAKAAEMNIQTRPGELMPALKARIEAAIANDGKPPAPPAVAPNSASEEVVEQRSPEAVGAGLAAMREASSKLKRVA is encoded by the coding sequence ATGAATGAACTACCAGCACCCCTAAGCCCAGCTGACTGCGATCTGCGCGATTTCCCGTTCTTGCCGGTTGATATTTCTCGCCTGTTCAATTCTGAGTTTCACGCGCGATCCAATGATACAGAATGGCGCGCCGGGGTAACGCTGTGGTTGAAGTCATTTCATCAGGTGCCTGCCGGATCTATTCCTGACGACGATATCCAACTGGCCCGCTTAGCGGAATTGGGCCGCGATACGAAGACGTGGAAGAAGATAAAGGCGTCTGCGCTACATGGATGGATTAAGTGCGCCGATGGTCGGTTGTATCACCCCGTCGTGGCTGAAAAGGCTGCGGAGGCATTAGCCGGGAAGAAAACGCAACGTGGACGCACCGCTAAAGCACGTCTTCAGGCGATGTTAAAACGTCTGTCACAGCCTAGTGACATCCTAGATTTCGCCTCTGTCGAAACAAGCGTACAGACTGTGTTGAATGAGTTGTCACAGTATTTGTCACAGAGCGAATTTGAAACAATAAATAAGTCTGTCACAGACTCTGTCACAGAAGCCAAGAGAAAGAGAGAGGGAGAGAGAAAGGGACAGGGAGAGGGAAAAGAAAAGCATTCCGATCCTAAAGGATCGGGCGGCCCGCCGCCGTCCCCAGGTCATGAAAACCTCGAACCTAAAGGCAAAAGCCCCGAGGAAAAAACGAAGCAGGAGATTTGGCGCGCGGCAAAATCCCTCCTTGCTCAAGGCGGCATGCCGGAGGCCCAGTGCGGATCGTTTGTCGGAAAGTTGGTGAGCGACTACAGCACTGAAATTGTCTTGGATGCCGTGCGCACTGCGGTGGTTGAACAGCCTGCGGATCCGGCTTCATTTTTGAAAGCCGTTTGCCAGACACGAAGCGGTGAGCGCAAGACCGTATCGCCGTGGTGGTCGTCAACCGAATTGATTTTGGCAAAGGCAGCCGAGATGAACATCCAAACCCGTCCAGGCGAACTTATGCCTGCACTCAAAGCGCGGATCGAGGCAGCGATTGCCAATGACGGGAAACCCCCGGCACCACCAGCAGTTGCACCGAATTCAGCGTCGGAAGAGGTTGTTGAGCAGCGCTCTCCTGAGGCCGTCGGGGCGGGATTAGCTGCTATGCGCGAGGCCAGTAGCAAGCTTAAGCGTGTCGCATGA
- a CDS encoding phage antirepressor KilAC domain-containing protein: MNELINSNGTLVMTSREIADLVESRHDHVKTSIDRLVSSGAISQPALRDGTRAGNGVVEKLYVISKRDTYVIVAQLSPAFTARLVDRWQELEAQSKVALPSSFAAALRLAAEQQEQIEQQALRIATDAPKVEFAETICNTDGVCKMGQFAKTIGWGPNRFIDRLRTDEVLMQNNLPFQKFIDRGYFRVIEKKPWTDSSGNEHPSFTTMVTGRGQVWLAKHYALEAAVPA, encoded by the coding sequence ATGAATGAGCTAATTAATTCCAATGGCACCCTCGTCATGACCAGCCGCGAAATAGCGGATTTGGTCGAATCTCGGCATGACCACGTAAAAACGTCCATAGATCGCCTAGTTTCGAGTGGGGCAATATCCCAACCCGCACTGAGGGATGGGACCCGAGCTGGGAACGGCGTAGTTGAAAAGTTGTACGTCATCAGCAAGCGCGATACCTACGTAATCGTCGCTCAATTGTCGCCGGCATTCACCGCTCGCCTAGTGGATCGCTGGCAGGAGCTCGAAGCGCAATCTAAGGTGGCGTTGCCATCATCTTTCGCAGCCGCATTGCGTCTGGCCGCCGAACAGCAAGAGCAAATAGAACAGCAGGCGCTGCGCATTGCTACCGACGCCCCTAAAGTCGAATTCGCAGAAACTATCTGCAATACGGATGGGGTTTGCAAAATGGGCCAATTCGCCAAAACGATTGGATGGGGCCCGAACCGCTTTATCGATCGCCTGCGCACCGACGAGGTGCTGATGCAGAACAATCTGCCATTCCAGAAATTCATCGACCGCGGCTATTTCCGTGTGATTGAAAAGAAGCCGTGGACGGATTCGAGCGGTAACGAACATCCATCCTTTACCACGATGGTGACCGGGCGCGGCCAAGTCTGGCTTGCCAAGCATTACGCGCTAGAAGCGGCGGTACCGGCATGA
- a CDS encoding recombination-associated protein RdgC: MWFHNLQIYRIPAPWAISAEQLEAFLAKRVFAPCSSLEMQTQGWTSPRDSGQLVHIVDRQMLIALRTEKKLLPASVINQVTKDRAAEIESEQGFAPGRKQLKDLKEQVTDELLPRAFSQLRTTHVWIDPVNGWLIVDVSSPSRAEDALKLLLASVDKLEASGLRTVHSPLTSMTDWLVADEAPSGFTVDQDTELRANGEGKATVRYIRHTLEVDDTRRHIAAGKQCTRLAMTWNDRISFVLTEGLAIKRIAPLDVIKEESDPTNRNDSERFDGDFLLMTGELNKMLNDLVFALGGEPAV, encoded by the coding sequence ATGTGGTTTCACAATCTTCAAATTTATCGTATTCCCGCGCCTTGGGCGATCAGCGCTGAGCAGCTGGAAGCATTTTTGGCGAAGCGGGTTTTCGCACCGTGCAGCAGTCTGGAAATGCAAACCCAAGGTTGGACTTCACCGCGCGATAGCGGACAGCTGGTGCATATCGTTGATCGCCAGATGCTTATCGCGTTGCGTACTGAAAAGAAATTGCTTCCGGCCTCGGTTATTAATCAGGTCACCAAAGATCGCGCCGCCGAAATCGAATCTGAGCAAGGTTTTGCGCCGGGCCGCAAGCAACTAAAGGATTTGAAAGAGCAAGTCACCGACGAATTGCTGCCACGCGCCTTTAGTCAACTCCGGACGACGCACGTATGGATTGATCCGGTCAATGGCTGGCTGATCGTAGATGTGTCCAGTCCATCACGTGCAGAGGACGCTCTGAAGCTGCTGCTTGCATCGGTTGATAAGTTGGAAGCGTCAGGATTGCGCACGGTGCATTCGCCACTGACATCCATGACCGACTGGCTTGTGGCCGATGAAGCGCCGAGTGGCTTTACGGTCGATCAGGATACGGAATTGCGCGCCAATGGCGAAGGCAAGGCAACCGTTCGCTATATCCGCCACACCCTGGAAGTGGACGATACTCGCCGCCACATCGCCGCAGGGAAGCAGTGCACCCGCTTGGCGATGACCTGGAATGATCGCATCTCGTTCGTGCTGACCGAGGGACTAGCGATCAAGCGCATTGCTCCCCTCGATGTCATCAAAGAAGAAAGCGATCCGACCAATCGCAATGATAGCGAACGCTTTGATGGTGACTTCTTGCTGATGACCGGCGAGTTAAACAAAATGCTAAACGATCTTGTATTTGCCTTAGGTGGGGAGCCAGCAGTATGA
- a CDS encoding CII family transcriptional regulator — translation MTTEIPVSPELIENTRKDGATIEALILQRLASVTQVRAAACMGVSGSTVSRMTDEIASVSKLLAALGMRVAPIGSMMVTKEELRSFKVIAHKYLEADLANE, via the coding sequence ATGACTACAGAAATTCCAGTGTCACCCGAGTTGATTGAAAACACCCGCAAAGATGGCGCAACGATTGAGGCGTTGATTTTGCAGCGCCTTGCATCGGTCACTCAGGTGCGTGCAGCCGCTTGCATGGGCGTGAGTGGCAGCACTGTTAGTCGTATGACAGACGAGATTGCCAGCGTATCGAAACTTCTCGCTGCCCTTGGTATGCGAGTCGCGCCCATTGGGTCAATGATGGTCACAAAGGAAGAACTGCGCAGCTTCAAGGTTATTGCGCACAAATACCTGGAAGCCGACTTAGCCAACGAATAG
- a CDS encoding exonuclease domain-containing protein, translated as MSWINEDARALMKITNLHEVDFLALDVETANASLASICQIGIAIFRNGELTESWSTLVNPGDYFDEMNISIHGITDNDVKKSPLWNDIYQYIQPLLTGKIVVSHTAFDRGAIGQACRKYELPIVACTWLDTARIVRRAWPDLAHSGYGLKNVAKHLSIKFNHHDAREDAQTAGRILNHAIHATGMTVADWLVRVAKPLDLTIPTIRREGDLDGILHGELVVFTGALTISRREAADLAARLGCDVGIGVTKHTTILICGDQDIRALNGHEKSSKHLKAELLIEKGQNIRILSENDFISLARAYDLQQ; from the coding sequence ATGTCTTGGATCAATGAGGATGCTCGTGCATTGATGAAAATCACCAATCTCCATGAGGTGGATTTTCTTGCTCTCGATGTAGAAACGGCCAACGCTAGCCTTGCTAGTATTTGCCAAATCGGCATTGCCATATTTAGAAATGGTGAGCTAACGGAGTCGTGGTCCACCCTGGTGAATCCAGGGGATTATTTTGACGAGATGAACATTTCCATCCATGGCATCACGGATAATGATGTTAAAAAATCACCGTTGTGGAATGATATTTATCAATACATTCAACCCCTTCTAACCGGAAAAATCGTTGTAAGTCACACTGCATTTGATCGCGGTGCCATTGGACAAGCATGCAGAAAATATGAATTACCCATCGTCGCCTGCACCTGGCTCGATACCGCCAGGATTGTACGCCGGGCATGGCCAGACCTAGCTCACAGCGGCTACGGGCTCAAAAATGTTGCCAAACATCTGAGTATTAAATTCAACCACCACGATGCCCGTGAGGATGCTCAGACCGCCGGAAGAATACTTAATCACGCCATCCACGCAACAGGAATGACGGTCGCTGATTGGTTGGTGCGCGTTGCAAAACCTCTTGACCTTACTATCCCCACAATTCGCCGCGAAGGCGATCTAGATGGAATTCTGCATGGGGAGTTGGTCGTATTTACCGGCGCGCTAACCATTTCTCGCAGAGAAGCAGCGGATCTTGCTGCTCGGCTTGGCTGTGATGTAGGCATTGGGGTTACTAAACACACCACGATTTTGATTTGCGGAGATCAAGACATTCGTGCTCTGAATGGGCATGAAAAAAGCAGCAAACATCTAAAGGCTGAGCTGCTGATCGAGAAAGGTCAGAATATTCGCATACTTAGTGAAAATGACTTCATTAGCCTAGCAAGAGCATACGACCTGCAACAATAA
- a CDS encoding DUF551 domain-containing protein produces the protein MSDKLREALEIGLRWANYGYYMKDHSPQSSANADADARKIEAALLDFAQDNATQKHSGDVNDMTIIGFFAETSLLEGIAPSPKIYNAAVATVKYFLSTSNTSSSSVASVPHNESAEHWKANHNNLVRRLALLLERPDLPVDRISAYQELVQLQERLKRHELQSKSKHPAPCARYCEAKAFEIEIRNLSAELAKAQIVVGDLSVLVRQLVRALSGAAPDHRLLVRVMDYLQRKGLQGSPLRSDAGIPVSDGWIGVNERMPEVKTTDRKDFFIACRRAHNQKTHTLNATYLNGFHLYADEGATASFTGWYKKMLNAEFEDYYEPIETEGDVVTHWMELPPAPTQDKATGSKGVDL, from the coding sequence ATGAGCGATAAATTACGCGAGGCATTAGAGATTGGTCTTCGGTGGGCCAACTATGGGTATTACATGAAGGACCACAGCCCCCAATCAAGTGCAAATGCGGACGCCGATGCCCGCAAGATCGAAGCCGCCCTCTTGGATTTTGCGCAGGATAACGCGACGCAAAAACATAGCGGTGACGTCAACGATATGACCATTATCGGTTTTTTTGCTGAGACATCTTTGCTAGAGGGCATTGCTCCATCGCCTAAAATCTACAATGCGGCAGTCGCCACAGTTAAGTATTTTTTGAGCACCTCAAATACTTCGAGTAGTTCGGTAGCATCTGTGCCGCACAACGAAAGCGCCGAGCACTGGAAAGCCAATCACAACAATCTGGTCAGACGTCTCGCGCTGCTGTTAGAGCGTCCCGATCTTCCGGTTGACAGAATTTCAGCCTATCAGGAGTTAGTGCAGTTGCAAGAGCGGCTAAAGCGCCACGAACTACAGTCTAAAAGTAAACATCCGGCACCGTGCGCCCGATATTGCGAGGCGAAGGCGTTTGAGATCGAGATTCGCAATTTGAGCGCTGAATTGGCGAAGGCGCAAATAGTAGTGGGCGACTTATCCGTTCTAGTTCGCCAATTAGTCCGCGCACTCAGTGGAGCCGCGCCAGACCACAGGTTGTTAGTGAGGGTGATGGACTACTTACAGCGCAAGGGCTTGCAAGGTAGTCCATTGCGAAGCGATGCCGGAATTCCGGTATCGGACGGCTGGATTGGCGTTAATGAGCGGATGCCGGAAGTGAAAACTACCGATCGCAAGGATTTCTTCATCGCTTGCAGGCGTGCGCACAACCAGAAAACTCACACGCTCAATGCGACATATTTAAATGGATTTCATCTATATGCAGATGAGGGGGCGACCGCGTCATTTACGGGATGGTACAAAAAGATGTTGAATGCGGAATTTGAGGACTATTACGAACCCATTGAAACGGAAGGCGATGTTGTTACGCACTGGATGGAGTTACCGCCTGCCCCAACGCAAGATAAGGCCACCGGATCAAAAGGAGTTGATTTATGA
- a CDS encoding excisionase, with translation MNHAMTWVKLTKYVDITGDTADAVRSRRKMGKWLDGTQCKIVDGFLWVNLAEAEKWVEQWGTKQALAA, from the coding sequence ATGAACCACGCAATGACTTGGGTTAAGCTTACAAAATACGTTGACATAACAGGCGACACCGCAGATGCGGTCCGGTCACGCAGAAAAATGGGTAAATGGCTGGACGGCACCCAGTGCAAGATTGTCGACGGATTTTTGTGGGTAAATTTGGCTGAGGCAGAAAAATGGGTGGAGCAATGGGGAACCAAGCAAGCACTCGCGGCATAG
- a CDS encoding DUF1064 domain-containing protein: MIKPSRRSKYKNIKVVDGDQKFDSAAEHRRYKWLALLEKSGHIQNLTRQVTFVLAPKVLIHGIAKRSLIYRADFGYLDVATGKQVVEDVKGTLTAVYKMKRHLMKSIYGIDILETK; the protein is encoded by the coding sequence ATGATAAAACCCAGCAGGAGGTCAAAATACAAGAACATCAAGGTGGTCGACGGCGATCAGAAATTCGATTCCGCCGCAGAGCATCGCCGTTACAAGTGGCTGGCGCTACTGGAGAAATCTGGGCACATCCAGAATTTAACGCGTCAGGTGACATTCGTGTTGGCGCCGAAGGTCTTGATCCACGGAATTGCGAAGCGATCGCTTATTTATCGCGCAGACTTCGGCTATCTGGATGTCGCCACCGGTAAGCAGGTCGTGGAAGACGTCAAGGGGACACTCACGGCCGTCTACAAGATGAAGCGCCATTTGATGAAGTCCATTTATGGCATCGACATACTGGAGACAAAATAA
- a CDS encoding YdaS family helix-turn-helix protein: MDKLLKYLNGLSKGDRTQFVRACGTSEGYLRKAISISQQIGLDLCINLERESNRAIVCEDLRPDVDWEYLRSTAVKSNLDPMATKGIEEETNEENRREADLGYRQPADPKKVVE, encoded by the coding sequence ATGGATAAATTACTTAAATACCTTAATGGTCTATCGAAGGGGGATCGCACACAGTTCGTGAGGGCGTGCGGTACCAGCGAGGGTTACTTGCGAAAGGCTATTAGCATCAGCCAGCAGATTGGCTTGGATCTCTGCATCAATCTTGAGCGCGAATCCAATCGAGCAATTGTCTGCGAGGACCTTCGCCCGGATGTTGATTGGGAATACCTGCGCAGTACGGCAGTTAAGTCCAATCTGGACCCGATGGCGACCAAAGGGATCGAAGAAGAAACCAACGAAGAAAACCGTCGCGAAGCCGATCTTGGTTATCGCCAGCCAGCTGATCCGAAGAAGGTGGTTGAATGA
- a CDS encoding DUF3310 domain-containing protein, translating into MAVRALDVQEGGDHYKNLVIQPVEYIHKNGIGFCEGSAIKYLTRWRSKGGIEDLRKAKHFIDLLIEMEQGKKEAK; encoded by the coding sequence ATGGCTGTACGTGCATTGGATGTACAAGAGGGCGGTGACCACTACAAGAACCTGGTCATCCAGCCGGTTGAGTACATCCATAAAAATGGAATCGGCTTCTGTGAGGGGAGTGCCATTAAATATCTGACCCGCTGGCGCTCCAAGGGGGGTATCGAGGATCTGCGCAAAGCAAAGCACTTCATCGATCTATTGATCGAAATGGAGCAGGGTAAGAAAGAAGCCAAATGA
- a CDS encoding S24 family peptidase encodes MDIQEIRRVRLAQLIDAEYGGSQAAFVEATGENQGEVSGLLKTKSFGEKKARKLELKCELPIGWLDSFESIETSFRPLESLGSDDIEIPQFATGGAMGHGLALTEQPGVIKSWRVDHEWLRLNVKRHTGAKNLCIVTGFGPSMRPLFNPGDPLLVDRGVTSFDDEDAVYFFRVGDHGFIKTVQRIPRAEGGIIYRAKSKNPDFDSFDITAGMDFEVFGKVLTVWKSEQL; translated from the coding sequence ATGGATATTCAAGAAATTCGGCGAGTTAGACTGGCCCAACTTATAGATGCCGAGTACGGCGGGTCGCAAGCGGCCTTCGTCGAGGCAACTGGCGAAAACCAAGGAGAGGTCTCCGGACTTTTGAAGACGAAGTCATTCGGAGAGAAGAAGGCTCGGAAACTTGAATTAAAGTGCGAACTCCCCATCGGGTGGCTAGACTCGTTTGAGTCGATCGAGACTAGTTTCAGACCACTAGAAAGCCTGGGTTCAGATGATATCGAAATCCCGCAATTCGCCACTGGCGGGGCAATGGGTCACGGGCTAGCCCTAACAGAACAGCCGGGAGTCATCAAAAGCTGGCGTGTGGACCATGAATGGCTGCGCCTAAATGTCAAACGGCATACCGGTGCGAAAAATCTCTGCATCGTGACCGGTTTCGGCCCATCAATGAGGCCCCTATTTAATCCCGGAGATCCTTTGCTCGTGGATCGTGGCGTTACATCATTTGATGATGAGGACGCCGTCTATTTTTTTAGAGTAGGGGATCACGGCTTTATTAAGACTGTTCAGCGTATCCCGAGGGCTGAAGGGGGCATAATTTACCGCGCAAAATCAAAAAATCCAGACTTCGACTCGTTTGATATAACCGCCGGAATGGACTTCGAGGTGTTTGGCAAAGTTTTGACGGTATGGAAGAGTGAGCAACTTTGA
- a CDS encoding DNA cytosine methyltransferase — protein sequence MANYYNEIDPYAAKWLRNLIAAGHIAPGDVDERSIEDVRPDDLRGYIQCHFFAGIGVWSHALRRAGWADSRPVWTGSCPCQPFSAAGKGIGFADERHLWPAWNHLISECDPPIVFGEQVASKDADAWVDLVHTDMEALGYAFGAVPFPSAGIGAPHIRDRNYWVAHANMQRQQSARNRKRSANVGGASKSFGLDHSNGTGLERYAGDDSAEGRQGSRGSVAETSIFGGLADMHGNRFLEGSKRRETLGYGQAAESDRGAGRLADAIESQRGRRPNDDALQSIGAEVGRNKITGDTERNSQLSGMADANGRNTSTEGVQRVSQHGWGQKNGSTLRGELSGIGSDNITRMERPGPTNGFWRDVDWLGCRDGKWRPVEPGTFPLAHGAASRVGRLRAYGNAINAEAAKTFIDTVMEWL from the coding sequence ATGGCGAACTACTACAACGAAATCGACCCATACGCTGCTAAATGGCTGCGCAACCTCATCGCCGCTGGACACATTGCGCCCGGCGACGTAGATGAACGGAGTATTGAAGATGTTAGACCAGATGACTTACGAGGATATATCCAATGCCACTTTTTCGCTGGAATTGGAGTTTGGTCCCATGCTTTACGTCGCGCAGGATGGGCAGATTCGCGACCAGTCTGGACGGGTAGTTGTCCGTGCCAGCCTTTCAGCGCGGCAGGTAAAGGAATTGGATTTGCTGACGAGCGGCACCTTTGGCCTGCTTGGAACCACCTCATCAGCGAGTGCGATCCTCCAATCGTCTTTGGAGAGCAAGTTGCGAGTAAAGATGCAGACGCTTGGGTCGACCTTGTACACACTGACATGGAAGCCTTGGGTTACGCCTTCGGGGCGGTCCCGTTTCCGTCTGCGGGCATCGGTGCCCCGCACATCAGAGACAGGAACTATTGGGTGGCCCACGCCAACATGCAACGTCAACAATCAGCCAGAAACAGAAAGAGGTCTGCAAACGTTGGCGGGGCAAGCAAGTCTTTCGGGCTGGATCACTCCAACGGTACGGGATTGGAAAGATACGCCGGGGATGATAGCGCAGAGGGACGGCAAGGATCGCGTGGATCAGTTGCCGAGACAAGCATATTTGGCGGGCTGGCCGACATGCACGGTAACCGATTCCTCGAGGGGAGTAAAAGACGCGAGACCCTGGGATACGGGCAAGCCGCTGAATCAGATCGTGGCGCTGGCCGGTTGGCCGACGCCATCGAAAGCCAACGGGGACGGCGGCCAAACGATGACGCATTGCAGTCCATCGGGGCGGAGGTTGGACGGAACAAAATCACAGGTGACACTGAACGGAATAGTCAACTTAGCGGGATGGCCGACGCCAATGGCCGGAACACCAGCACAGAAGGGGTACAACGCGTCAGCCAGCACGGATGGGGGCAGAAAAACGGCAGCACTTTGCGGGGCGAACTTAGCGGGATCGGGAGTGACAACATCACCCGAATGGAGCGGCCCGGCCCGACTAACGGTTTCTGGCGAGATGTTGACTGGCTTGGATGCAGGGATGGAAAGTGGCGGCCAGTTGAACCCGGCACATTCCCGCTGGCTCATGGGGCTGCCTCAAGAGTGGGACGACTGCGCGCCTACGGAAACGCTATCAATGCTGAAGCGGCAAAAACTTTTATCGACACCGTAATGGAGTGGTTATGA
- a CDS encoding DNA adenine methylase, giving the protein MSAVTSPVLRYHGGKFRLASWVMSFFPEHTCYVEPFGGAAGVLLQKERVYAEVYNDLDRSVANFFNVLRDPVSRSALIEKLIFTEYSREQFNQAWEPTDDAIEEARRMAIRAQMGFGSAGATKGNTGFRIDTKREYGTAQHLWAQYPAAIAAAGQRLTGVLVENRPAISIMRQHDAPTTLHFVDPPYVLATRALQASGRGYYRHEMTDADHVHLLDCLLELEGFVVVSGYATDLYSERLSGWTQHQITARISANRGTGLRTEVVWLNPACAEALTDKTTPAAEELQKRMFA; this is encoded by the coding sequence ATGAGTGCCGTTACCTCGCCAGTCCTGCGCTATCACGGCGGGAAATTCCGTCTTGCGTCGTGGGTAATGTCATTTTTCCCAGAACACACTTGTTACGTCGAACCATTTGGCGGCGCAGCTGGCGTCCTATTGCAGAAAGAGCGCGTCTATGCCGAGGTCTATAACGACCTTGACCGATCGGTCGCGAATTTCTTTAACGTGCTTCGTGATCCCGTTTCCCGATCGGCATTGATTGAAAAACTGATTTTCACAGAATATTCGCGTGAGCAGTTTAATCAAGCCTGGGAACCGACCGACGATGCGATCGAGGAAGCGCGCCGGATGGCTATTCGCGCACAAATGGGTTTCGGTTCTGCTGGCGCCACAAAGGGCAACACCGGATTTCGCATAGACACTAAACGCGAGTACGGCACAGCACAACATCTTTGGGCCCAATATCCTGCTGCGATCGCTGCAGCAGGACAACGCCTGACTGGTGTGTTAGTGGAAAACCGTCCGGCCATTAGCATCATGCGCCAACACGATGCACCAACGACATTGCATTTCGTTGATCCACCTTATGTGTTGGCAACCAGAGCCTTGCAAGCGAGTGGGCGCGGCTATTACCGCCATGAAATGACCGATGCTGATCATGTCCACCTGCTGGATTGCTTGCTCGAGCTAGAAGGTTTTGTGGTGGTTTCCGGCTACGCAACCGACCTTTATAGCGAGCGGCTGTCTGGCTGGACCCAACATCAAATTACCGCCCGCATATCGGCTAATCGCGGGACGGGTTTGCGTACAGAAGTCGTTTGGCTTAATCCAGCATGCGCAGAGGCGCTAACCGACAAAACAACTCCTGCTGCTGAGGAATTACAAAAAAGGATGTTCGCATGA
- a CDS encoding helix-turn-helix transcriptional regulator: protein MEIDDLVAMFEQAPGGKEEMSSARQWLSSSLDECDQGTLKSLRLKAGLSQSILAQKIGLQQPNICAFETGKRKPEYKTAQKLAQSLNVTVDGIYKAFDKNKAR, encoded by the coding sequence ATGGAGATTGACGACTTGGTTGCGATGTTTGAGCAAGCTCCGGGCGGCAAAGAGGAGATGTCTTCTGCTAGACAATGGTTAAGTAGTAGCTTGGACGAGTGCGATCAAGGAACACTAAAATCACTTCGTCTTAAGGCGGGGCTTTCTCAGAGCATCCTTGCTCAAAAAATTGGCTTGCAACAACCTAATATTTGCGCGTTTGAAACAGGAAAAAGGAAGCCTGAGTACAAAACGGCCCAAAAACTTGCACAGTCGCTTAATGTAACTGTGGATGGGATCTACAAAGCATTTGATAAAAACAAGGCACGATGA